Proteins from a genomic interval of Deltaproteobacteria bacterium:
- a CDS encoding prephenate dehydrogenase/arogenate dehydrogenase family protein produces MSIRVGIVGGQGQMGQWFKRFFEEQGLEVLVTGSSTTPFSPEVARQVDVAIISVPIHITEKTIREIAPCLRPEALLMDLTSLKKDPMAAMLEYFPGEVVGTHPLFGPGLESIKGSIMVLCPGRGERWFNWLHDLLARAGAIVQITTPEEHDIMMSVVQGLTHFILIAMGTTLRTLNTKVNELENFATPTFRKLFGQVQHLFNQKSDLYACIQLRNQANQVILAAFEAAVADIRRIVVNQDAASLISLLEENRRFFNGFRLVEPMVKDQ; encoded by the coding sequence ATGAGTATCCGAGTAGGCATTGTTGGCGGTCAGGGCCAGATGGGCCAATGGTTCAAAAGATTTTTTGAGGAACAGGGTCTGGAAGTCCTGGTAACCGGGTCTTCAACAACACCGTTTTCTCCGGAAGTGGCCCGCCAGGTCGATGTCGCCATAATCTCTGTACCTATCCACATCACTGAAAAAACTATTCGGGAAATTGCCCCTTGCCTGCGTCCCGAGGCCCTGCTCATGGACCTGACCTCCTTAAAAAAAGACCCCATGGCTGCCATGCTGGAATACTTTCCAGGCGAAGTGGTGGGCACCCACCCCTTGTTCGGACCGGGCTTGGAGTCTATCAAAGGCTCGATCATGGTTTTATGTCCGGGGCGGGGCGAGCGCTGGTTTAACTGGCTCCATGACTTGCTCGCCAGAGCCGGAGCCATTGTGCAAATCACCACCCCGGAAGAGCATGATATCATGATGTCAGTGGTCCAGGGCTTGACCCACTTTATTCTGATTGCCATGGGTACCACCCTGCGAACCCTAAATACCAAAGTCAACGAGTTGGAGAATTTTGCCACTCCCACTTTCCGGAAATTATTCGGCCAGGTGCAGCACCTGTTTAATCAAAAATCTGATCTCTACGCCTGCATCCAATTGCGCAATCAGGCCAACCAGGTGATTCTGGCCGCGTTTGAGGCGGCTGTCGCTGATATCCGCCGGATCGTGGTCAACCAAGATGCGGCCAGCCTGATCAGCCTTCTGGAAGAAAACCGCCGCTTTTTTAACGGCTTCAGATTGGTAGAGCCGATGGTCAAAGATCAATAA
- the serS gene encoding serine--tRNA ligase → MLEVKYVREHLAEVQAALKNRGQEQSLGDFVALDAARRQLLAEVEALRHERNTVSEEVGRLKKAGQDPGSLIDRVRQVNQRIKEIEGELTAKEAEVRAILLDLPNIPHQSVPVGVSSDDNPVVKQWGDLPRFDFSPRPHWEIGENLGILDFERAARMTGSRFALLTGAGALLERALINFMLDLHTQRHGYLEVLPPFMTNSASMLGTGQLPKFRDDLFKLEGWDYYLVPTAEVPVTNIHREEILAEEDLPIYYTAYTPCFRSEAGSYGKDVRGLIRQHQFNKVELVKFTTPETSYDELEKLLQDAEEVLQELGLPYQVVTLCTGDLGFAAAKTYDIEVWLPGQGLYREISSCSNFEDFQARRAQIRFRRSESKGTELVHTLNGSGLAVGRTLVAILENYQQADGRVVVPEKLRPYMGGLAVIST, encoded by the coding sequence ATGCTGGAGGTCAAATACGTCCGGGAACATTTGGCGGAGGTCCAAGCGGCTTTGAAAAATCGGGGTCAGGAGCAATCCTTAGGAGATTTTGTGGCCCTGGATGCGGCCCGTCGCCAGCTCCTGGCTGAGGTCGAGGCCTTGCGCCATGAACGCAATACGGTCTCCGAAGAGGTCGGCCGCCTCAAAAAGGCCGGTCAGGACCCCGGTTCCTTGATCGACCGGGTCCGGCAGGTCAACCAGCGGATCAAGGAGATTGAAGGCGAGTTGACCGCAAAAGAGGCGGAAGTGCGCGCCATTCTCCTTGATCTCCCCAACATACCACATCAGTCAGTGCCGGTGGGGGTCTCCAGCGACGATAACCCGGTAGTCAAACAATGGGGAGACCTGCCCCGATTCGACTTCTCTCCCCGTCCCCACTGGGAGATCGGCGAAAACCTGGGCATTCTCGATTTCGAGCGCGCCGCCCGCATGACCGGCTCCCGCTTTGCCCTCCTCACAGGGGCCGGGGCGCTTCTGGAACGGGCGTTGATCAATTTTATGCTGGATCTACATACCCAAAGACATGGCTACCTGGAGGTCTTGCCCCCCTTTATGACCAACAGCGCCAGCATGCTGGGAACCGGCCAGTTGCCCAAATTCCGGGACGATCTGTTTAAGTTGGAAGGCTGGGACTATTATCTGGTGCCCACCGCCGAGGTGCCGGTGACCAACATCCACCGGGAAGAGATCCTGGCGGAGGAAGACTTGCCGATTTATTACACCGCCTATACTCCCTGTTTCCGGTCCGAAGCCGGGTCCTACGGCAAGGATGTGCGAGGTCTGATCCGGCAACATCAGTTTAATAAGGTGGAACTGGTCAAATTCACCACTCCGGAGACCTCTTACGACGAACTGGAAAAACTCTTGCAGGATGCCGAAGAGGTGCTCCAGGAACTGGGGCTGCCCTATCAGGTGGTGACCCTGTGCACTGGCGACCTGGGGTTTGCCGCGGCCAAGACCTACGACATCGAGGTCTGGCTGCCGGGCCAGGGCCTGTACCGGGAAATCTCTTCTTGCAGTAATTTTGAGGACTTCCAGGCTCGCCGGGCCCAGATCCGCTTCCGCCGGAGCGAATCCAAGGGCACGGAATTGGTGCACACCTTGAACGGCTCTGGCCTGGCCGTTGGCCGCACCCTGGTGGCTATCCTGGAAAATTATCAGCAGGCCGATGGCCGGGTGGTGGTTCCGGAGAAGTTGAGGCCCTACATGGGGGGGCTGGCAGTTATTAGCACTTAA
- a CDS encoding DUF3786 domain-containing protein, translated as MALSVLDVFKVLPQSNCGECGHKSCLAFATAVIKEGEDLEKCHHLSARGRELAQTIKTQQETGISRRRESVAIAAEALHEKVAPLDFAALAPGLGADYSQEDGRPYLIIPYFGQPLQVFKDELRYPPEVSEDPWDAILLYNYIASQGQQLPTGKWITFQDLPNSVSKVKTQKRLEEGLAAQITGQVEHLQSQAAALGAKPASQVTTADVALVFWPLPRVPILLMFYEADAAEGFVAQTHLLFDAQISSYLDLESTLFLVEKLIARLSP; from the coding sequence ATGGCACTTTCGGTACTCGATGTTTTTAAAGTCCTACCCCAGAGCAATTGCGGAGAGTGCGGCCATAAGAGCTGTCTGGCCTTTGCCACCGCGGTTATCAAAGAAGGCGAAGATCTGGAAAAATGTCACCATCTGTCGGCCCGGGGGCGAGAGTTGGCGCAAACCATAAAAACCCAGCAAGAGACAGGCATTAGCCGACGCCGGGAATCAGTGGCCATTGCCGCCGAGGCCTTGCATGAGAAAGTAGCGCCCCTCGATTTTGCCGCGCTGGCGCCGGGATTGGGGGCTGATTACAGCCAAGAGGATGGCAGACCCTATTTAATCATCCCTTACTTTGGCCAGCCCCTGCAGGTATTTAAAGATGAACTGCGTTATCCCCCGGAGGTTTCCGAAGATCCCTGGGACGCCATCCTGCTCTACAATTATATTGCCTCCCAGGGCCAGCAGCTTCCTACCGGCAAGTGGATTACTTTTCAGGATCTGCCCAATTCAGTCTCCAAAGTCAAGACCCAGAAGCGCCTGGAGGAGGGGTTGGCAGCCCAAATTACCGGCCAGGTGGAGCATTTGCAATCACAGGCCGCGGCCCTGGGAGCTAAACCAGCTTCCCAGGTGACGACCGCCGATGTGGCGCTCGTCTTCTGGCCGCTGCCGCGGGTGCCGATATTGCTAATGTTTTATGAAGCCGATGCCGCGGAAGGATTTGTGGCCCAGACGCATCTGCTGTTCGATGCCCAGATCAGCTCCTATCTAGACCTGGAATCCACCCTGTTTCTGGTAGAAAAGCTCATAGCGCGGCTCAGCCCTTGA
- a CDS encoding universal stress protein, with the protein MFKNILVCCDGSEEADRNLQLAVSLAGLGGGRVRGLFVKRFVGPEIATWSPGLEMGAETPSLLDPALIAEIEAEQEERGRQVAASFSRLVGGNASGLEVVRGDLMEELVKASRSADLVVMGRGVRQPEAKTWRLSETTRRVLKKSWAPVLLPPVAASWRPGGPYLLAYDGSLAANCGLRQVAQLAALTGGALTILSVGDAEVTAANLKEAQSYLHPYGLNLSLEGRTGKPEAAILELSREQNFGLVVLGAHGHHRIKDILLGTTTEKILHELDLAFLICSR; encoded by the coding sequence ATGTTTAAAAATATCCTGGTCTGTTGCGATGGCAGTGAAGAGGCCGACCGTAACCTGCAACTGGCGGTATCCCTGGCCGGGCTTGGTGGCGGCCGGGTCCGGGGGCTGTTTGTCAAAAGGTTTGTCGGGCCAGAGATTGCTACCTGGTCGCCGGGCCTGGAGATGGGGGCGGAAACTCCGTCCCTGCTTGATCCGGCCCTGATCGCCGAGATTGAGGCTGAACAGGAGGAGCGGGGCAGACAGGTAGCCGCGTCATTTTCTCGCCTGGTAGGGGGAAATGCCTCGGGCCTGGAGGTGGTCCGGGGGGATTTAATGGAAGAGTTGGTGAAGGCTTCCCGGTCCGCTGATTTGGTGGTCATGGGTCGGGGAGTGCGCCAACCCGAGGCAAAAACCTGGCGGCTGAGCGAAACTACTCGTCGGGTGCTCAAGAAATCCTGGGCGCCGGTGTTGTTGCCTCCGGTGGCCGCCTCCTGGCGTCCGGGGGGGCCTTATCTGTTGGCTTATGACGGTAGCCTGGCGGCAAATTGTGGGTTACGTCAGGTGGCCCAGTTGGCGGCTCTGACCGGGGGGGCGCTTACCATCCTATCGGTGGGTGACGCCGAGGTAACCGCGGCTAACCTGAAGGAAGCCCAGTCCTATCTGCATCCATATGGCCTGAACCTCAGCCTGGAGGGCCGCACCGGCAAACCTGAGGCGGCCATTCTGGAGCTGAGCCGGGAGCAAAATTTCGGCCTGGTGGTATTGGGAGCGCATGGCCATCACCGCATCAAGGATATCCTGTTGGGGACCACCACGGAAAAAATTCTCCACGAGCTGGACCTGGCGTTTCTGATCTGCAGCCGTTAA